In the genome of Desulfuromonas sp. DDH964, one region contains:
- a CDS encoding permease has translation MKPEAPKRRIPWLPMTVGILYLWALTVDPARTWQALRVSAALFASVAMIIVAVFGLAGLIQVWLDRERVARLLGREGGIRALLLAALFGTLLIGPSYVIFPLLKTVREQGARWAVLGIVLAAWAVKIPMLPLEMEFLGWRFSLARSLLTLLFAFPIGLLLEFAMEYRRR, from the coding sequence GTGAAGCCGGAGGCACCCAAACGCCGCATTCCCTGGCTGCCGATGACGGTTGGCATTCTCTACCTCTGGGCCCTCACCGTCGATCCCGCGCGCACCTGGCAGGCGCTCCGGGTCAGCGCCGCTCTCTTTGCCTCGGTAGCGATGATCATCGTCGCCGTTTTCGGCCTCGCCGGTCTGATCCAGGTCTGGCTCGATCGCGAACGGGTTGCCCGCCTTCTCGGCCGCGAGGGAGGAATCCGCGCCCTGTTGCTCGCCGCCCTCTTCGGCACCCTGCTGATCGGGCCATCCTACGTCATCTTCCCGCTATTGAAGACGGTGCGCGAACAGGGGGCGCGCTGGGCCGTTCTCGGTATCGTCCTCGCCGCCTGGGCGGTCAAGATTCCGATGCTCCCCCTGGAGATGGAATTTCTCGGCTGGCGCTTTTCCCTCGCCCGCTCGCTGCTGACCCTGCTCTTCGCCTTCCCCATCGGCCTGCTCCTCGAATTCGCGATGGAATACCGGCGGCGATAA
- a CDS encoding FKBP-type peptidyl-prolyl cis-trans isomerase: MKQAKQGDRVRINYVGRLSDGSIVDSSEDTCEDEGCGCDSGPLEFVIGDEEVIPGLEQALVGMQAGEKKSVNIPCDLGYGPRDEELVMVVPRSDLPEELDPAVGDVLEVTDDDEGDFAVTVTAVTPESVTLDANHPLAGEDLVFEVELVEIV, encoded by the coding sequence ATGAAACAGGCAAAACAGGGCGACCGGGTACGCATCAACTACGTCGGTCGTCTCAGCGACGGCTCCATCGTTGACAGTTCCGAAGACACTTGCGAGGACGAAGGGTGCGGCTGCGACAGCGGTCCCCTCGAATTCGTCATCGGCGATGAGGAGGTCATCCCCGGGCTCGAGCAGGCGCTGGTCGGCATGCAGGCCGGCGAGAAGAAGAGCGTCAACATCCCCTGCGACCTCGGCTACGGTCCGCGCGACGAGGAGCTGGTGATGGTGGTGCCCCGCTCCGACCTGCCAGAAGAACTCGACCCCGCCGTCGGCGATGTGCTGGAAGTGACCGACGACGACGAGGGGGACTTTGCCGTCACCGTCACCGCGGTCACCCCCGAATCAGTAACTCTCGACGCCAACCACCCACTGGCGGGAGAAGACCTGGTCTTCGAGGTGGAACTGGTCGAGATCGTCTGA
- a CDS encoding peptidase U32 family protein: MTPPKPELLAPAGSLEAFFAAMEAGADAVYTGLKEFSARAKAKNVTLNELERMLGYARGQGRKIYVTLNTLVKERELPQLVDTLAALESIGIDAVILQDLAVWRLARQHFPGLELHSSTQLTVHNAAGVRMLEKLGFSRAVLARELSLAEIAAIRSQTTMELEHFIHGALCFSFSGQCYFSSFLGGKSGNRGRCAQPCRRRYRYRNQDGYYFSTNDLSAIDLLPELASAGVISFKIEGRMKSAEYVASVVGAYRKVLDAAPAQRKEAIRAGKELLKLSFGRAPTKGFLPGTLPTDIATPALTGATGRFLGEVSQVRGSSLTFKSRDRLHVGDRLRVQPKSDRAGSAFTIKELLLGKRPAMVAAAGSLVTVPSPFRDIFKVGDTVFKVSSEQAFTLSEAACKRRLEQAPAVTRPVTLAVTMPTPQTLAIRAHCAGFALQRDYPVESFPALDRPLDAATLEAVFTRTAGAPFSLDGFTTGPLPPVVIPPSRLKEIRRDFYEELAARLARERQVLRQAARQAALAGLLPAGPARAARQRHLDVVISGPRDGQLLGDPDVDRVLIPLTPSALQELDRSGRRLTGQASKVVWDLPLIILDAQWPSYRDAVQRLVQRGFHDFRLNNLSHFELFAGYSDLRLMTSYRLFALNSQALLAWRELGACEATLYLEDDQENLAEICRRETGLELALTVYAPVPLITSRIPIKGVRGDSPVVSDRGEHYRVEQRSGITVLSSETDFSLLGQLPALQALECNRLIVDLSHLGPFSPRGRQVLDALRKGHDLAGTSPFNFLKTLE, translated from the coding sequence ATGACCCCGCCCAAACCCGAACTCCTGGCGCCCGCCGGCAGTCTCGAAGCCTTCTTTGCTGCCATGGAAGCCGGCGCCGATGCCGTCTACACCGGCCTGAAAGAGTTCTCCGCCCGTGCCAAGGCGAAGAATGTCACCTTAAACGAACTCGAACGCATGCTCGGCTACGCCCGCGGCCAGGGACGCAAGATTTACGTGACCCTCAACACCCTGGTCAAGGAGCGCGAACTGCCCCAGCTGGTCGATACCCTGGCGGCCCTCGAATCGATCGGCATCGACGCGGTGATCCTCCAGGATCTCGCGGTCTGGCGCCTGGCGCGGCAGCACTTCCCCGGGTTGGAACTGCACAGTTCGACCCAGTTGACGGTGCACAACGCCGCCGGGGTGCGGATGCTGGAAAAGTTGGGGTTTTCCCGCGCCGTCCTCGCCCGCGAGCTCTCCCTGGCGGAAATTGCCGCCATCCGCAGCCAGACGACGATGGAGCTGGAGCATTTCATCCATGGCGCGCTCTGTTTCTCGTTTTCGGGGCAGTGCTACTTTTCCTCCTTTCTCGGCGGCAAGAGCGGCAACCGTGGACGCTGCGCCCAGCCCTGCCGGCGCCGCTACCGCTACCGCAACCAGGACGGCTACTACTTCTCGACCAACGACCTCTCCGCCATCGACCTGCTGCCGGAACTGGCGAGCGCCGGCGTCATCAGCTTCAAGATCGAGGGGCGAATGAAGAGCGCCGAGTATGTCGCCAGCGTCGTCGGCGCCTACCGCAAGGTCCTTGACGCCGCCCCGGCCCAGCGCAAGGAGGCGATCCGCGCCGGCAAGGAGCTGCTCAAACTCTCCTTCGGCCGCGCCCCGACCAAGGGCTTTCTCCCCGGCACGCTCCCGACCGACATCGCCACCCCCGCGCTCACCGGCGCCACTGGTCGTTTCCTCGGCGAAGTCTCCCAGGTGCGGGGGAGCAGCCTGACCTTCAAGAGTCGCGACCGCCTGCATGTCGGCGATCGTCTGCGGGTACAACCGAAGAGCGACCGCGCCGGCAGCGCTTTTACCATCAAGGAGCTCCTCCTCGGCAAACGCCCGGCGATGGTCGCCGCCGCGGGGAGCCTGGTCACGGTCCCCTCCCCCTTTCGCGACATCTTCAAGGTCGGCGACACGGTCTTCAAGGTCTCCTCCGAGCAGGCCTTCACCCTTAGCGAAGCGGCCTGCAAGCGGCGCCTCGAACAGGCCCCGGCGGTAACCCGGCCGGTCACCCTCGCGGTCACCATGCCCACACCGCAGACCCTCGCCATCCGCGCCCACTGCGCGGGGTTTGCCCTGCAGCGCGACTACCCGGTGGAGAGTTTTCCCGCCCTTGATCGCCCCCTCGACGCTGCCACTCTCGAAGCGGTCTTCACCCGCACCGCCGGGGCACCGTTCAGCCTGGACGGATTCACCACCGGCCCGCTACCGCCCGTCGTCATCCCGCCGAGCCGTCTCAAAGAGATTCGGCGCGACTTCTATGAAGAGCTCGCCGCGCGCCTCGCCAGGGAGCGTCAGGTACTGCGCCAGGCGGCCCGGCAGGCGGCGCTGGCCGGGCTGTTGCCGGCCGGCCCGGCGCGGGCCGCCCGCCAGCGCCATCTCGACGTGGTCATCTCCGGGCCGCGGGACGGCCAGCTCCTCGGCGACCCCGATGTCGACCGGGTCCTGATCCCCCTCACCCCGTCCGCCTTGCAGGAACTCGACCGCAGCGGCCGCCGCCTGACCGGGCAGGCCTCCAAGGTGGTCTGGGATCTGCCACTGATCATCCTCGATGCCCAGTGGCCCTCCTATCGCGACGCGGTACAGCGCCTGGTGCAGCGTGGATTCCATGATTTCCGTCTCAACAACCTCAGCCATTTCGAGCTTTTTGCCGGATACAGCGACCTGCGCCTGATGACGAGCTACCGGCTCTTCGCCCTCAACAGTCAGGCGCTCCTCGCCTGGCGCGAACTCGGGGCCTGTGAAGCGACCCTCTACCTGGAAGACGACCAGGAGAACCTGGCCGAGATTTGCCGTCGCGAGACCGGTCTCGAGCTGGCATTAACGGTCTATGCACCGGTCCCCTTGATCACCTCGCGCATTCCGATCAAGGGGGTGCGCGGCGACAGCCCGGTGGTTTCCGATCGCGGCGAGCACTACCGGGTCGAACAGCGCTCCGGCATCACGGTCCTCAGTTCCGAGACCGACTTTTCCCTGCTCGGCCAGCTGCCGGCGCTGCAGGCGCTGGAATGCAATCGACTGATCGTCGACCTCAGCCACCTCGGCCCCTTTTCGCCCCGCGGTCGCCAGGTTCTCGATGCCCTGCGCAAGGGGCACGACCTGGCCGGAACCAGCCCCTTCAACTTCCTCAAAACCCTCGAATGA